One Peribacillus simplex NBRC 15720 = DSM 1321 genomic region harbors:
- a CDS encoding GNAT family N-acetyltransferase: MIYNEAEKTIETERLLLRIFKESDAKNVSRMCNNYNIYKSTLNLPYPYTLECALSWIATHEQNFELDRMYEFAITDKNSGKLYGAIAISNHKQHKNGEIGYWVGEEYWGNGYGTEAAKAMIDFIFKEKNFHRVYARYFKSNPSSGKIMKKCGMVYEGTLKDHFYKNDSFEDLVFYGIINPMK, from the coding sequence ATGATTTATAATGAAGCAGAAAAAACAATTGAAACAGAACGATTACTTCTGCGTATTTTTAAAGAATCTGATGCAAAAAATGTTAGCAGAATGTGTAATAATTATAATATTTACAAAAGCACATTGAATTTACCATATCCCTATACTTTAGAATGTGCTCTTTCGTGGATTGCAACTCACGAGCAAAACTTTGAATTAGATCGAATGTATGAATTCGCTATAACAGACAAGAATAGCGGAAAGTTATATGGAGCTATCGCTATTTCAAATCATAAACAACATAAAAATGGTGAAATAGGTTACTGGGTAGGAGAAGAATACTGGGGAAATGGCTATGGAACCGAAGCAGCAAAAGCAATGATAGACTTTATTTTTAAAGAGAAGAATTTTCATAGAGTTTATGCACGTTATTTTAAATCGAATCCCTCATCTGGAAAGATAATGAAAAAGTGTGGAATGGTATACGAAGGTACTCTAAAAGATCATTTTTATAAAAATGACTCTTTTGAAGATCTTGTTTTTTATGGCATTATTAATCCGATGAAATAA
- a CDS encoding DUF2326 domain-containing protein has protein sequence MRLYNLEVYKTFPNKEIIRDIEFKKNGLNLIVDNTTDIKEDSGNSVGKSTVIHIIDICLNSSSLTKLYKSRDAQGENVHLKKLLVENKVQATLKLINNGKIYSFTRSLYSKGPRYFNNEKVNAKEYENYLKETIFNSKQDKPTFRQLISKFVRNDDIQLNNVIYYLVSTSYAVYEAIYFFLLKINGENVVSERQKLEEKLSKLQNKFSIYQNDSNIPSLDQIEQGLLFIESEINELLEKRRNVDYIEIYKYELEKNSDINNKLDLLNTEIDLLEFEKNSIHRSLVMIEESKSNIDIKIIGEIYEDAKVFSYKLNKKFNDVLNFHNQMVENRSRFVGKQLIKVDTELKLLKQKQEELIDLKKNQSIDLLDDGLLADLNDINNEIEKLNIKKGEFLKVKEIQEGIKKELEQVNQDLESVNSQTKDNDHLVPINEFNSVFKTYSEKLYNEKYLLYYDSEWREKKGGKPFSIGNLLGSMGTGKQRALIIAFDLAYLTYANKKEIAAPKFLIYDQLENTHINQLKTIIQLSKEIEGQLILPILRERINEIDAVVIEQSKIIELSKTDKFFKI, from the coding sequence ATGCGATTATATAATTTAGAAGTTTATAAAACTTTTCCTAATAAAGAAATAATTAGAGATATAGAATTTAAAAAAAATGGCTTGAATTTAATTGTAGATAACACAACAGATATTAAAGAGGATTCGGGTAATAGTGTGGGGAAATCTACAGTGATTCATATTATTGATATTTGTTTAAATTCTAGTAGTTTAACAAAACTTTATAAAAGTAGAGATGCTCAAGGAGAAAACGTTCATTTAAAAAAACTTTTGGTTGAAAATAAAGTACAGGCAACTTTGAAACTTATTAATAACGGTAAAATTTATAGTTTTACTAGGAGCCTTTATAGTAAAGGTCCACGGTATTTTAATAATGAAAAGGTAAATGCAAAAGAATATGAAAACTACTTAAAAGAAACGATTTTTAATTCTAAACAAGATAAACCTACATTTAGGCAACTCATATCTAAGTTTGTTCGGAATGATGATATACAGCTAAATAATGTAATCTATTATTTAGTTTCTACTAGTTATGCTGTTTACGAAGCAATCTATTTCTTTTTATTAAAAATTAATGGTGAAAATGTAGTTAGTGAGAGACAAAAATTGGAAGAAAAGTTATCTAAATTGCAAAATAAGTTTTCTATATATCAAAATGATTCTAATATTCCTTCATTGGATCAAATTGAGCAAGGACTATTATTTATTGAATCAGAAATAAATGAATTACTAGAAAAAAGAAGAAATGTGGACTATATAGAAATATATAAATATGAATTAGAGAAAAATAGCGATATAAATAATAAATTAGATTTATTAAATACCGAAATCGATTTACTTGAGTTTGAAAAAAATTCTATTCATCGAAGTTTAGTTATGATTGAGGAAAGTAAGTCAAATATTGATATAAAAATAATCGGGGAAATTTATGAAGATGCAAAAGTTTTCAGTTACAAACTAAACAAAAAATTCAATGATGTATTAAATTTCCATAATCAAATGGTGGAAAACCGCAGTAGATTTGTTGGAAAACAGCTTATAAAAGTTGATACGGAATTAAAGTTGTTGAAGCAAAAACAAGAAGAGTTAATTGATTTAAAAAAGAATCAGAGTATTGATCTCTTAGATGATGGTTTGTTAGCAGATCTAAATGATATTAACAATGAAATTGAAAAATTAAATATTAAAAAGGGAGAATTCTTAAAGGTTAAAGAAATACAAGAAGGTATAAAAAAAGAGTTAGAACAAGTAAATCAGGACTTAGAAAGTGTTAATTCTCAGACAAAAGATAATGACCATCTGGTACCAATAAATGAATTTAATAGTGTTTTTAAAACCTATTCGGAAAAATTATACAATGAAAAATACCTCCTTTATTATGATAGCGAGTGGAGGGAGAAAAAGGGAGGAAAACCGTTTAGTATTGGAAATTTACTAGGGAGTATGGGGACTGGTAAGCAAAGGGCACTTATAATTGCTTTTGATTTAGCATATTTGACATATGCTAATAAAAAAGAGATAGCAGCACCTAAATTCTTGATTTACGATCAATTGGAGAACACTCATATCAATCAATTGAAGACAATAATACAATTATCAAAAGAAATTGAGGGGCAACTTATATTACCTATTTTAAGAGAGCGAATTAATGAAATTGATGCTGTGGTAATTGAACAATCAAAAATTATCGAGTTATCTAAAACAGATAAGTTCTTTAAAATATAA
- a CDS encoding ATP-binding protein: MEKTNGSTDKQDYVIYLDAEYLSGAPNEKNIEISSRFDHLGLKEEIIHGAPSCFIISGYRGVGKTSLVQNLKREIEEEYNKKDKLKDDKEILFVSCNFVNGDKKENILRKLIRQLVSSSSENLEVKLKNNTKLDDELSSLYKKTFYSVEDNQIKTTTNTFTWTSSINFVILLFIFLLVPIFYGFDFLRGMLISFLSTIRADPKNVPYATVLVSLISLFFSFLTFKIGKSFTKNTIGQTEIKTLYDEEIAEVRLNEYIEKITKMGVKIVFILDELDKFEKEDELDTFLGELKPILINGKATFLLITGQNFSNRLEKTSMVDDAILPSIVQDTYRISLPKDEELEALFLKIAQNETLDESVYKDYLNSLILKSKRIPRKFINILRKEAEWDSSLNTPKPYIKISREKIPLYKIDTKFLDCINSVIKVNVDKKNTSLLDFLMSQLCIYTEKVKLMGAASFQLEDIQIDEDLKTKFPKYYIDKLGECIQLLAEKMKKSRILTYDVTSTSYAFSEIYREDDTFDLTKKQFLKDVTKFEKLIRGIHKEIYYYEESAFFNIVKDLQVLKIIYPSTMFTIEHIMELRTEFSSFKNKKNYRIEEISDLTHQLNYQRVYIMELYTCYVVKEYFDPERFTIELGREYKSKKGESRFLTDILVGDNDSKSMYKEVFIEIKVGEFPIHFIVALERLLKSISHIKTNIKIVFIIFTSSPNSRIKTMVEDKVFNLGIKPNISLHIVAANMYRDLDDKSLKEHLRRALK, from the coding sequence ATGGAAAAAACTAATGGATCTACCGACAAACAGGATTACGTTATATATCTGGATGCGGAATATTTGAGTGGTGCTCCCAATGAAAAAAATATAGAAATTAGTTCCAGATTTGATCATCTAGGCTTAAAAGAGGAAATTATACACGGTGCTCCATCCTGTTTTATTATTTCAGGTTATAGAGGGGTAGGTAAGACTAGTCTCGTTCAAAATTTAAAGAGAGAAATTGAAGAGGAATATAATAAAAAAGATAAACTTAAAGACGACAAGGAAATACTATTTGTTAGCTGTAATTTCGTTAATGGTGATAAAAAGGAAAATATTCTCCGCAAATTAATTAGACAATTAGTTTCTAGTAGTAGTGAAAATTTAGAGGTTAAGTTGAAAAATAATACAAAGCTTGATGATGAGCTTTCTAGTTTATACAAAAAAACCTTTTATTCCGTAGAAGACAATCAAATAAAGACAACTACAAATACTTTTACTTGGACTAGTTCTATAAATTTTGTAATTCTATTATTCATATTCTTATTAGTTCCGATATTTTATGGTTTTGATTTCCTAAGGGGAATGTTAATTTCATTTCTTAGTACTATAAGAGCAGATCCCAAAAATGTACCATATGCAACTGTCCTAGTATCGTTGATATCCCTGTTTTTTTCTTTTCTTACATTTAAGATTGGTAAGTCTTTTACAAAGAACACAATTGGTCAAACTGAAATAAAAACGCTGTATGATGAAGAGATTGCCGAAGTAAGACTAAACGAGTATATAGAAAAGATAACAAAAATGGGTGTTAAAATAGTATTTATTTTGGATGAGCTAGATAAATTTGAAAAAGAAGATGAATTGGATACCTTTCTTGGAGAACTGAAGCCTATTTTAATAAATGGTAAAGCAACATTTCTATTGATTACTGGGCAAAATTTCTCTAATCGTTTAGAAAAAACATCAATGGTAGATGATGCAATTCTCCCAAGTATCGTGCAAGATACATATCGTATAAGCTTACCGAAAGATGAAGAGTTAGAAGCCTTATTTTTAAAAATTGCACAGAATGAAACATTAGATGAAAGTGTTTATAAAGATTATTTAAACTCTTTAATTCTAAAATCAAAACGTATACCAAGAAAATTTATAAATATTTTACGTAAAGAAGCTGAATGGGACAGTTCACTTAATACCCCAAAACCCTACATAAAAATATCCCGAGAAAAAATTCCATTATATAAAATTGATACCAAATTCCTTGATTGTATTAATAGTGTAATCAAAGTGAACGTAGATAAAAAAAATACTTCTCTTTTGGATTTTTTAATGAGTCAACTTTGTATATATACGGAAAAGGTAAAATTAATGGGTGCAGCTTCTTTTCAATTGGAAGATATACAAATAGATGAGGATTTAAAAACAAAGTTCCCAAAGTATTATATTGATAAATTAGGCGAATGCATACAACTTTTAGCAGAAAAAATGAAAAAAAGTCGTATTCTTACGTATGATGTGACCTCTACTTCATACGCTTTTTCTGAAATCTATAGAGAAGATGATACCTTTGACCTCACAAAAAAACAATTTTTAAAAGATGTTACAAAGTTTGAGAAATTAATTAGAGGGATTCACAAAGAAATATACTATTATGAAGAAAGTGCTTTTTTTAATATTGTTAAAGATCTTCAAGTTTTAAAAATTATTTATCCGAGTACAATGTTTACAATTGAACATATTATGGAGTTAAGAACAGAATTCTCTTCATTTAAAAATAAAAAAAATTATAGAATTGAGGAAATTTCTGATCTTACGCATCAACTTAATTATCAAAGAGTATACATAATGGAGCTGTATACCTGTTATGTTGTTAAAGAGTATTTTGATCCAGAGAGATTTACGATAGAACTTGGCAGAGAGTATAAATCTAAGAAGGGTGAAAGTAGATTTTTAACAGACATACTTGTGGGTGATAATGACAGTAAATCAATGTATAAAGAAGTATTTATTGAAATTAAGGTTGGTGAATTTCCAATCCACTTTATTGTAGCTTTAGAAAGACTGCTAAAATCTATAAGCCATATTAAGACAAATATTAAAATTGTATTTATTATCTTTACGTCGTCTCCGAATAGCAGAATTAAAACAATGGTTGAAGACAAGGTTTTTAATTTGGGAATTAAACCGAATATTTCTTTACACATTGTTGCGGCGAATATGTATAGGGATTTAGATGATAAATCGCTAAAAGAACATTTACGAAGAGCATTAAAATAA
- a CDS encoding helix-turn-helix domain-containing protein, which produces MMNLGEKLRALRLENGISTTQLELLSGISQSNISKIERNVQSPSVDTLLKITEALGTSLIDLFDISDDFPTDLVNLVNTAKKLTPQQRKKVTEMIQSFLN; this is translated from the coding sequence ATGATGAATTTGGGTGAAAAATTACGTGCATTGAGATTAGAAAATGGTATATCTACCACCCAACTTGAACTTCTATCAGGAATAAGTCAGTCAAACATTAGTAAAATTGAACGAAATGTTCAGTCTCCATCAGTTGATACTCTTCTGAAAATTACTGAAGCACTAGGAACTTCTCTTATTGATTTATTTGATATTAGTGATGATTTTCCTACCGATTTAGTGAACTTGGTTAATACAGCAAAAAAATTGACTCCTCAGCAAAGAAAAAAGGTTACTGAAATGATTCAATCATTTTTAAATTAG
- a CDS encoding ABC-three component system protein, with protein MVNNSGVNKGVIANNVDAVYINADIKKRIPSLLPKFIEVLAKQYTSDSPKQDIDNNQPYEIEEKIEYNKIFLHKELIEEYYIYYYICERSFESLRHIDENSKKNILTDINDIYRDIRIEIFKQCTSEEPIEEFKKKIKTSSDEIIKSVKTEIRNRIITSYDGEQFNEQELNLCLNIFVCYALAECKILERPKKSVDN; from the coding sequence TTGGTAAATAATTCTGGTGTTAACAAGGGTGTTATAGCTAATAATGTTGATGCCGTGTATATAAACGCTGATATTAAGAAACGTATTCCTTCATTATTACCAAAATTTATTGAAGTATTAGCAAAACAATATACATCTGATTCTCCAAAGCAGGATATTGATAATAATCAACCTTATGAAATTGAGGAAAAAATTGAGTATAATAAAATATTTCTTCATAAAGAACTAATCGAAGAATATTACATTTACTATTATATTTGTGAAAGGTCCTTTGAATCTTTACGTCATATTGATGAAAACTCCAAAAAAAATATACTTACTGATATAAATGATATTTATAGGGATATTAGAATAGAAATCTTTAAACAGTGTACATCTGAAGAACCAATCGAAGAATTTAAAAAGAAGATTAAAACATCTTCGGATGAAATAATTAAAAGTGTCAAAACAGAAATCAGGAATCGAATCATAACCTCATATGATGGAGAACAGTTTAATGAACAAGAACTTAATTTATGTTTAAATATATTTGTCTGTTATGCATTAGCTGAATGTAAAATATTAGAAAGGCCAAAAAAAAGTGTTGATAATTAG
- a CDS encoding ABC-three component system middle component 6 encodes MLIIRNDVKPESNIYYLGAVFLKYLQQHQKINIEDFFKKINTDYPSISINQILYTLDWLYILDLIDLIDEGVIIKCDYII; translated from the coding sequence GTGTTGATAATTAGGAACGATGTTAAACCGGAAAGCAACATTTATTATTTGGGAGCAGTTTTTTTGAAATACTTGCAACAACATCAGAAAATTAATATAGAAGATTTCTTTAAAAAAATCAATACTGATTACCCTTCGATTTCTATAAATCAGATTTTATATACACTAGATTGGCTTTATATATTGGATTTAATAGATTTAATAGATGAAGGGGTAATTATAAAATGCGATTATATAATTTAG